The window CGTCGTCGCCGGGACCGTGCCCGGACGCAACGGTCCGAAATGGGCCGGACGCCTCCGAACTGATGATCTCCGTACGGCACATTGAGCCTTTTCCAACCTCAGGTTCGGGTGGCGGTCTCGAGGGTGAGGACGGCGGCGACGAGGTTGGTGCCGCGTTGCGGGCAGCAGCGCAGCCGGTGGAGCAGGCGCCAGGCTTTGAGGGTGGCTGGTCCGCGTTCGCCGGGCGCGCGGAGCCGGGCGTGGCTGGTGTTGACCGCGGCCTGACCGGTGGCGAGGTTCCGGCCCCGGAACGGGACGCGGATGGTGCCGCGGGCGCCCTGGTAGCCGCGGTCGGCCAGGACCGGGATGTCGTAGCCGGTCAGGGCGTGGACCAGCCCGTGCCGGCGGGCGGCTTTCAGGTCGTGCACCGAGCCCGGTAGTGCTGGGCTGGCCCAGATCAGCCGGCCGGCGGGATCGGTGAGGACCTGCACGTTCACCCCGTGCCGCTGGTGTTTGCCGGAGTAGTACGGCCGGTCGGCCTTGGCGCGCATGCCGACCCGGTCGATCGCGATCAGCGTGCCGTCCAGGACGACGTAGGCCTTGCCCTGGGCGGTCTGCACCGCGGCGGCCAGGCCGGGTGCGTGCGCCGCCAGCAGGTCGACGAGTTCGGTGACGTACCGCCAGACCGTGGCCACTCCGACGCCGAACCC of the Mycobacteriales bacterium genome contains:
- a CDS encoding transposase family protein; its protein translation is GFGVGVATVWRYVTELVDLLAAHAPGLAAAVQTAQGKAYVVLDGTLIAIDRVGMRAKADRPYYSGKHQRHGVNVQVLTDPAGRLIWASPALPGSVHDLKAARRHGLVHALTGYDIPVLADRGYQGARGTIRVPFRGRNLATGQAAVNTSHARLRAPGERGPATLKAWRLLHRLRCCPQRGTNLVAAVLTLETATRT